A window of the Candidatus Nitrosotalea okcheonensis genome harbors these coding sequences:
- a CDS encoding adenylosuccinate synthetase produces the protein MPSTVIVGGFYGDEGKGKIVSYLAMNDNPTVAVRGGVGPNAGHTIEYENKKYKVRMLPSAFLNPSTRLLIGPGVVVSPEVLLKEIEEFGTHDRSFVDFQCGIIEESHRATDSGGRLKQSIGSTGTGTGPANADRAMRTLKLARDIESLTLYLDDIPNQVNFALDRKENVIVEGTQGTFLSLWHGTYPYVTSKDITASAICADVGIGPKSVDEVLVVFKSFVTRVGEGPLKNEISPEKAVANGWQEVGTVTGRQRRAAEFDFDLARRSIMLNSATQLGITKLDVVFPECAQMQSFSDLSSPAKYFIKNIEEQLKVPVTLIGTGPDVNDIIDRRQ, from the coding sequence ATGCCTTCTACAGTTATTGTCGGTGGTTTTTATGGCGATGAGGGAAAAGGGAAAATAGTTTCTTACCTTGCAATGAATGATAACCCAACAGTAGCCGTTCGCGGTGGAGTGGGACCAAATGCTGGTCACACAATTGAATATGAAAATAAAAAGTATAAAGTTAGAATGCTACCAAGCGCTTTTCTAAATCCTAGTACTAGATTACTCATAGGACCCGGGGTAGTAGTAAGTCCTGAAGTACTTCTAAAAGAAATAGAAGAATTCGGTACTCATGATAGATCGTTTGTGGATTTTCAATGTGGTATAATTGAAGAGTCACATAGAGCAACAGACTCTGGAGGGAGACTAAAGCAGTCTATAGGTAGTACGGGAACTGGTACTGGACCAGCCAATGCTGATAGGGCAATGCGTACACTAAAACTTGCAAGAGATATCGAGTCTCTTACTTTATATCTTGATGATATTCCTAATCAAGTAAATTTTGCACTTGACAGAAAAGAAAATGTAATAGTGGAAGGAACTCAAGGTACATTTCTCTCGTTATGGCATGGCACTTATCCATATGTTACATCAAAGGATATAACGGCGTCTGCAATTTGTGCAGATGTTGGAATAGGACCAAAGAGTGTTGACGAGGTGCTTGTCGTTTTCAAATCTTTTGTTACCAGAGTTGGGGAAGGTCCATTAAAAAATGAAATTAGTCCAGAAAAAGCGGTGGCTAATGGATGGCAAGAAGTAGGAACAGTAACTGGAAGACAAAGACGTGCAGCTGAATTTGATTTTGATCTTGCAAGAAGATCAATCATGCTAAATAGTGCAACACAGTTGGGAATTACTAAACTTGACGTGGTCTTTCCTGAATGTGCACAAATGCAGTCATTCTCAGATCTAAGTTCTCCTGCCAAATATTTCATCAAAAATATTGAAGAACAACTCAAGGTGCCTGTGACATTAATTGGTACTGGACCTGATGTAAATGACATTATTGACAGAAGGCAGTAG
- a CDS encoding orotidine 5'-phosphate decarboxylase: MSSFRKRIRASSSRSSIILANDLDGTNLELLEKHTLKNIKTLGKHLCAIKFNFHLLLPLGEKSIKRINKVAHDFGLQTIADIKLNDIGNTNMVTLQRLWYSEFDAVISNPIMGPENLLQLVKNAHNDSHGVITLVHMSHPGAKLGYGLRVQDPSSGKMSSIHDLFLKWSYLSHVDGIVVGATVPRLIELSAKKAKGKFEIYSPGIGTQGGDPNNALNAGANYLIVGRTILNSKNPQLEVQKLQDLTLRS; this comes from the coding sequence ATGAGCAGCTTTCGAAAAAGAATACGAGCTTCTTCTTCTAGAAGCTCTATAATACTAGCAAATGATCTTGATGGCACAAATCTGGAATTACTTGAAAAACATACTCTGAAGAATATTAAAACACTTGGAAAGCACCTATGTGCTATAAAATTTAATTTTCATCTCTTGTTACCTCTGGGAGAGAAGAGCATCAAGAGAATAAACAAGGTTGCACATGATTTTGGGCTGCAAACGATTGCGGACATTAAGCTAAATGACATTGGAAATACTAACATGGTAACTTTGCAAAGACTCTGGTATAGTGAATTTGATGCTGTAATATCTAATCCTATAATGGGTCCAGAAAATTTATTGCAACTTGTAAAAAATGCCCACAATGATAGTCACGGTGTAATAACTCTGGTACACATGAGTCATCCTGGGGCAAAGCTCGGTTATGGTTTGAGAGTACAAGATCCATCTAGTGGAAAAATGTCAAGTATTCATGATCTTTTCTTGAAATGGTCTTATTTATCACATGTTGATGGGATAGTTGTTGGAGCTACGGTGCCAAGACTCATAGAACTATCAGCCAAGAAAGCAAAGGGAAAATTCGAGATCTATTCACCTGGTATTGGAACTCAGGGTGGTGACCCAAATAATGCATTAAATGCAGGTGCAAATTATCTGATTGTTGGAAGGACAATACTGAATTCGAAAAACCCTCAACTCGAAGTACAAAAACTTCAAGATCTAACCCTTAGATCATAG